A window of the Candidatus Atribacteria bacterium genome harbors these coding sequences:
- a CDS encoding 50S ribosomal protein L14: MIQMQTRLFVADNSGAKEIQCIKVLGGSQRRYARIGDIIVASVKVAAVGGTCKKGEVIKAVVVRTRKELGRSDGSYIRFDDNAAVIINNQNEPVGTRIFGPVARELRNKNFMKIISLAPEVV; encoded by the coding sequence ATGATACAAATGCAAACGCGTTTATTCGTTGCGGATAATTCGGGTGCCAAAGAAATACAATGTATAAAAGTATTGGGTGGTTCTCAAAGGAGATATGCTAGAATAGGAGACATTATTGTTGCTTCAGTTAAAGTAGCAGCAGTAGGTGGAACCTGCAAAAAAGGTGAAGTTATTAAGGCGGTGGTAGTAAGAACCAGAAAAGAACTTGGTCGATCAGATGGTTCTTATATTAGGTTTGACGATAATGCGGCAGTTATTATTAATAATCAAAATGAACCGGTTGGAACCAGAATATTTGGGCCGGTTGCACGGGAATTAAGAAATAAAAATTTTATGAAGATAATTTCACTAGCACCTGAGGTAGTATAA
- a CDS encoding 50S ribosomal protein L24, whose amino-acid sequence MSFRKGDKVLVIIGEDKGKKGKIVRIFPKKMEVIVEGVNFLKKHSKPTQKVPQGGIVKQEGALHTSNVRLICNKCNIPTAIRREKIKEGKRVRVCKKCGEIIDKV is encoded by the coding sequence ATTAGTTTTAGAAAAGGTGACAAAGTATTGGTTATCATCGGAGAAGATAAAGGTAAAAAAGGAAAAATTGTTCGTATTTTTCCTAAAAAGATGGAAGTTATAGTGGAAGGTGTTAATTTTTTAAAAAAACACTCTAAGCCCACCCAAAAAGTTCCTCAGGGAGGAATAGTCAAGCAGGAAGGCGCATTGCATACTTCAAACGTCAGACTAATTTGTAACAAATGTAATATACCTACTGCTATTAGAAGAGAGAAAATTAAAGAGGGCAAAAGAGTAAGAGTGTGTAAAAAATGCGGAGAAATAATAGATAAGGTTTAG